From Thermoplasmata archaeon, one genomic window encodes:
- a CDS encoding FHA domain-containing serine/threonine-protein kinase gives MTLSLPCTLKGRKGRYQVVSKLTDGGMSTIYLGKSPRGQPVVVKEASGTDLAQSQERLRIEAQILKSLSSPGHPRVVRYIDEGTNLGPFCLVEEQLEGDTLAERFRDTPADPATATRCVLQLLEALSYLHARNVIHRDVKPKNIILDARREVVLLDFGAAKKEFHQFTGSGTVIYTPGWGAPEQNLGEATPASDLYSVGAVLFFLLTAQDPQGSMRQLAGGGVELFRSARDLQPSVAPELSDVVTKAMRFDPKERFPTAQDMTEAIKGGSAEPPEFPHLVVLGKKCRVKKEMDIGRDHKSCDESCTKRGFGHPPEIGILDSERYLSKHHARILRDPKGRCWIEDLGSLNGTAMSHDGGRTYKPIPGFKRQRLTDGDVVALVYKPGRGPYMTIAFRGGRGAGRR, from the coding sequence ATGACGCTCTCCCTTCCGTGCACGTTGAAAGGCCGGAAGGGTCGCTATCAAGTCGTCAGCAAGCTCACGGACGGAGGGATGTCGACCATCTACCTCGGCAAGTCCCCCCGCGGGCAGCCCGTCGTCGTGAAGGAAGCGAGCGGGACGGATCTCGCCCAGTCCCAGGAACGCCTCCGGATCGAGGCCCAGATCCTCAAGAGCCTGAGTTCCCCCGGCCACCCGAGGGTCGTGCGGTACATCGACGAGGGGACCAACCTCGGGCCCTTCTGTCTCGTCGAGGAACAACTCGAAGGCGATACGCTAGCGGAACGCTTCCGGGACACGCCGGCGGATCCTGCGACCGCGACCCGATGCGTCCTCCAGCTCCTCGAAGCCCTCTCCTACCTTCACGCGCGAAACGTGATCCACCGGGACGTCAAGCCGAAGAACATCATCCTCGACGCTCGCCGAGAGGTGGTACTGCTCGACTTCGGCGCGGCGAAGAAGGAGTTCCATCAGTTCACGGGATCCGGCACGGTCATCTACACGCCCGGCTGGGGGGCGCCCGAGCAGAACCTCGGAGAGGCGACGCCGGCGAGTGACTTGTACAGCGTGGGTGCGGTGCTCTTCTTCCTCTTGACGGCGCAGGACCCGCAAGGTTCCATGAGGCAACTCGCGGGAGGCGGCGTGGAATTGTTCCGATCCGCGCGCGATCTCCAGCCCAGCGTCGCGCCCGAGCTCTCCGACGTTGTGACGAAGGCGATGAGATTCGATCCAAAGGAACGGTTTCCGACCGCACAGGACATGACCGAGGCAATCAAGGGAGGGTCCGCGGAGCCTCCCGAGTTTCCCCACCTCGTCGTGCTCGGGAAGAAGTGCCGCGTCAAGAAGGAGATGGATATCGGCCGGGACCACAAGTCATGCGACGAGAGTTGCACGAAGCGAGGCTTCGGACACCCGCCCGAGATCGGGATCCTCGATTCCGAACGCTACCTCTCGAAGCACCACGCGCGAATCCTGCGGGACCCGAAGGGCCGTTGTTGGATCGAGGACTTGGGGAGCCTGAACGGGACCGCCATGTCGCACGACGGCGGGCGGACCTACAAACCGATCCCCGGGTTCAAGCGACAGCGGCTCACGGACGGAGACGTCGTCGCCCTCGTGTACAAACCGGGCCGCGGCCCGTACATGACAATCGCGT
- a CDS encoding zinc-ribbon domain-containing protein: MTVAKCSDCGSENREGARFCDACGGRIETESLESGPQIAPIPSEDEAAPSAPNEDEEALDSTPSAELGGSDLSDEPAFGSDSMEPEDHGPPESADMEGEGMADATDTQEEPPAEEPKSGYLIFPDSTEQPIPPSQWLIGRADLEKFLGDPDKANEISRGHLTVFQEGEKFFVEDGKTMVQRKASVNKTWLLRGTSRILITGTGRNELQDADELDVAELVKLQFVMR, encoded by the coding sequence ATGACCGTGGCGAAGTGTTCAGACTGCGGGAGCGAGAACCGGGAAGGCGCGCGATTCTGCGATGCGTGCGGCGGCAGGATCGAGACCGAGAGCCTGGAGTCGGGACCGCAGATTGCCCCGATTCCCTCGGAGGACGAGGCTGCTCCCTCAGCACCGAATGAAGACGAAGAGGCCCTCGATTCAACGCCGAGTGCGGAGCTGGGCGGGTCCGATCTATCGGATGAACCGGCGTTCGGAAGCGACTCGATGGAACCCGAGGACCACGGCCCACCCGAGTCGGCTGACATGGAGGGCGAAGGCATGGCCGACGCAACGGACACGCAAGAGGAGCCCCCGGCGGAGGAGCCCAAGTCCGGATACCTGATCTTTCCCGACAGCACGGAGCAGCCCATTCCCCCGTCGCAGTGGCTGATTGGACGCGCAGATCTGGAGAAATTCCTCGGCGATCCGGACAAGGCCAACGAGATTTCGCGGGGCCACCTCACGGTCTTCCAGGAGGGCGAGAAGTTCTTCGTCGAGGACGGAAAGACGATGGTCCAACGGAAAGCGAGCGTGAACAAGACGTGGCTCCTCCGCGGCACCTCCCGAATCCTCATCACCGGCACGGGCCGGAACGAACTTCAGGATGCCGACGAGCTCGACGTCGCCGAGCTGGTGAAGCTGCAGTTTGTGATGAGATAG
- a CDS encoding VWA domain-containing protein — MEPQNRPQKRSPLAMKCTVNRSSLKPNTGTFVYVAVDLTPSAAIVAARNRGICLAIDSSGSMDGEKIEQAKAAALGLLKQLRPTDHISIISFSDKATVQLPMSPVGTSRELAAAVKAISVSGLTAMYAALEAAFTQARQSSLEAGTVKRVILLTDGNPTVGRTDSKEFVTLAQQMREAGITITTIGIGTDYNETLLEKVAEAAGGLWHHITDAGGNLPQIFQEQAAQMAGTIVSNPELKVSIMPGSELADAYSVRPVLNRLPRPRFDGTAFTVPLRDLIAGEEQTLVFRMGIPARPAGKATLLRFSLVEVTQDVEVAFTDDPRLWNTEANPYPRTLLSSAEATVLLQRAVQTKEPSALQKAEEIMRTLSTDAGAAAAVRANPALSEVVTTMRDAQATVARSGLQLSESAKKDFLQATTIIGKKKPKR, encoded by the coding sequence ATGGAGCCCCAGAACCGACCTCAGAAGCGATCGCCGCTCGCAATGAAGTGCACCGTCAATCGTTCGAGCCTGAAGCCGAACACGGGTACATTCGTGTACGTTGCCGTCGACCTGACGCCGTCGGCCGCCATCGTCGCGGCACGAAACCGCGGCATTTGCCTCGCAATCGACTCGAGCGGTTCGATGGACGGCGAGAAGATCGAACAGGCTAAGGCGGCCGCCTTGGGGCTCCTCAAGCAGCTCCGTCCGACCGACCATATCTCCATCATTTCGTTCTCGGACAAAGCGACGGTCCAACTTCCCATGTCCCCGGTCGGAACCTCCCGGGAGCTCGCGGCAGCGGTGAAGGCGATCTCCGTCAGCGGCCTCACCGCGATGTACGCCGCGCTGGAAGCCGCGTTCACCCAGGCGCGGCAGTCTTCCCTGGAAGCCGGGACCGTGAAGCGGGTCATCCTCCTGACGGACGGCAATCCGACCGTCGGCCGGACGGACAGCAAGGAGTTCGTCACCCTCGCGCAACAGATGCGAGAGGCGGGCATCACGATCACAACGATTGGCATTGGAACCGACTACAACGAGACCCTCCTCGAGAAGGTCGCGGAGGCGGCCGGTGGGCTGTGGCACCACATCACCGATGCCGGAGGCAACCTCCCCCAAATCTTCCAGGAGCAGGCGGCCCAGATGGCCGGGACGATCGTCTCGAATCCGGAATTGAAGGTCTCAATCATGCCCGGCTCGGAGCTGGCCGATGCGTACAGCGTGAGGCCTGTCCTGAACCGGCTGCCGCGACCGCGATTCGATGGGACCGCCTTCACAGTCCCGCTCCGAGACCTGATCGCGGGCGAAGAGCAGACGCTCGTGTTCCGCATGGGCATCCCGGCCCGGCCTGCGGGGAAGGCGACCCTGCTTCGATTCTCCCTGGTCGAAGTGACGCAGGACGTCGAGGTGGCGTTCACCGACGACCCGAGGCTCTGGAATACGGAGGCGAATCCGTACCCGCGCACGCTCTTGAGTTCGGCGGAAGCCACCGTCCTGCTGCAGAGGGCCGTTCAGACGAAAGAGCCGTCGGCGCTCCAGAAGGCCGAGGAGATCATGCGGACCCTCTCGACCGATGCCGGCGCCGCCGCCGCGGTCCGTGCGAACCCCGCCCTGAGCGAGGTCGTGACGACAATGCGGGACGCCCAGGCGACCGTGGCGCGGAGCGGCCTCCAGCTGAGCGAGTCCGCCAAGAAGGACTTCCTCCAGGCGACGACGATCATCGGCAAGAAGAAACCGAAGCGGTGA